Genomic window (Drosophila sulfurigaster albostrigata strain 15112-1811.04 chromosome 2R, ASM2355843v2, whole genome shotgun sequence):
AACGTAAGTAGAGCCaatcaaaaaagaaactatTACTATAACAACTCGTTAAAGTCTATTTGCTAAAATTAGTTAATCAACGCCGAAAGCGAATGCgattgcgaatgcgaataaGTGTAGCAGAGGAATAACACTGTTGATCGTGACTGGGTCAGTGCGATGATCATTGTCAAGTAGTGCTCTTATTCTCATTCCGAGTACGAGTTCGGACTCGTCCCATTCCCATTCGGCCCGTTTATTTCAATTGCGCCAAATTGCGGTGTATGCAAATTAGACTCAAACGAATATCCAGCATTTTGCTAGGCATTCCTTTACTTTCTTGTTCATCTGTTCACTTtagttatacccgctactcataggggAGAGGGGTATTATACCATTGCCGGCGGAAATGTATGTAGCATGCAGAATGAGGCATCTGatacattttaaagtatatatattcttgatcagagtTAACAGcagagacgatatagccaggTCAGTCTGtgagtctgtctgtctgtccgtccatctgtatgaacacctagatctcagaaactataagaggtagagatataatttattttcggcAGCACTTGTCATGTTTGAaggcagatcaagtttgttcaaatttttgccacgcccactttcacCTCCGCAAAtagataaaaatcaaataacaagtgTAGTTTTAAAGCTATAGCTTTGATTTTtagtacatatttatgtatttatatttatatgattcctgtaaatttgattgcgatcagataaatattgacatgaaatactttttgtatgggaaaaaacgcctacttttTATGGGTCTttattgctttggctgactatttgctatattttgcactctatattttgaatgtagtactatgtcaatatactaaaggttataattggtatatttttaatataccactattccaatataccaaatatagcattcggcatatttttagtatttttgcggtatattacggtatattttaaatttaataccgcactgttttactcttattaaaaatgtatagcgggtatcttacagttgagcacactccactttcttacttgcttttgTGTTGTACTCTAAATTGTATTCTTCGTTATGTTTTTGCAGCATTTCCCAAGTGGGGCGGTCTCTGTGACAGTGGCAAGAAGCAGAGCCCCATCAATCTGCATGTGAATGGCGCCCTCAAGGGCGAATTCGATCCGCTGAAGTTTGAGAACTACGACGAACATCAAGGTTCACTCCAAATGATCAACAATGGACACTCAAGTGCGTATACCGAATAGCTTCTCCTTCTCcccccctcccctccccacaCACTCTCTTTCATCACAATTGATGCTCATTAAACTATTATCTCATTTGTGCAGTTCAAATCTCGGGCTTTGATCACGAACTGACGCTAAGTGGCGGCGCTCTGGGCAGCGACTATGTGGTGGAGCAAATCCACATGCATTGGTGGTCTGAGCACACGATCAACACCATTCGTTATCCCCTCGAAGTGCATATTGTGCATCGCAATACCATCTACCCGAACATTACGATGGCTGCCAATTTCAAGGATGGCATCACGGTGCTCGGTGTGCTTTACCATGTGTCGAACACACCCAACGAGGCCATAGACAGCATCATCAAGAGTCTGGGCGAGATCAAGGCGTATGAGCAGCAGAATGTGCCCGTTAATGTAGCAGACAGTTTGGCTGTCGATGATCTGATACCCAGTGTTGCTAATTACTTCACTTATGCGGGTTCgttgaccacgcccacttgcgCCGAGGCTGTCACCTGGATTGTGTTGACCCAAACGTTCCCGGTGACCTTGGCCCAGGTGAATGAGTTCAAGGAGATCGAGTACGAAGAGGGCAAGCAGCTGCACAACAATTACCGTGAGATTCAGAGCGAGAACAATCGTGCCGTTGTCCTTGTGGAGCAGCTGCAACGTGCCGGAGCAGCTCAGCTCTCTGCTTTGGGATTGAGCCTCACTTTGTTGCTCTGCTTTGCAGTGcagaaaatcaatttgctgTAGTTGAATTCAACGGACAGTgaaatagacagagagagcggcCATAACAAAAAACCATATCAGCCATAGACAGACCAAAGACTGCACCTAAAACATTTTATGTGCGGATGATACAACGAATTTTCTAAGCAGTAGAAATGCagaagagaaagaggaagaaagagagagagcaaagaaATCCAGAGACAGGACCAGacaatactacaatatactcATTATTTGAAATCAGGCTTTGAAGCGTCGtgatgaaattcaaataaaaattcaactaGTCAATTTTGTGTGACATTCAAAGCATGTGCCTTAAAAACACTCATAACTTTTATTATCCTAcgtaaacatatttaataaagagaaatcatttttataagCAAATCAATTGTTTCGTATGTGGTCAACGCTTTGAAATGCACCGCACTTGATTAAGGTTCAAGCGACTTGGACTTTATAAAGTTCAAAGCATTTATGACATTATAATATCTAAGAATAGCTGGTGACCAGCACAGAAATATTTTACGATATTTACAACCAGttcacaacacacaacacacatcaCATTGGTCACTTTTGATTCCTCGAATATCGCACGCGTTGGTCGCGTTTATGAGCATAATCAAGTCAAAAAAATCACCTGCTTCACGGTTAGTGTGTggctaaatatataatatcattGATAAGCAAGTATTTGTTTGGTCAACGTCGAACTGACCAATTCCGATAATTCTCGTGCTGACTATTAATGGACGATTATTGAATGCCATTAATGcagataatttaatttctaacTGCAGTGCCATTGGATTTCTTTACGGCTTTAAGATTGATTGTGTTGTGATTCCTTATCTCTATGAGATGttgtaaaattaattgtatCAAATGACCACTCAGTCATCTGATGAAATTGTTGTTCAATGCGTTACTTAAACAGCAATATCTAGTTCTTTCTAGTAGTTCATATTTATCTATCtgataaaatgaaaacttcgCAATATCTTACACGTTAATAAATCGAGTGATTAATAGtgataaataattatataatatatatattgttgatTTGTCTAATAACTAAATTGAATTCTTTATTACTTTACAattttatcattatttatttgtctaacaaataaatcaaatttctaTTGTCCTCTGCAAATAAGAATACTTTACTCAACGTCACCCAAGCGACAAGTTTCACAGCTTGCGCTCTCACAcctagatggcgccactagTCAAAGCCatcctaaaagtaggcaacataaATTTTCGTTGGTTATTAAGAGCACAGCTAAAGGGCTGCAGTTCAAAACTCACTTTGAAATATAATGCCGAACAGCCTAAAGCAAGTTTATTTAAACgcttattttaaacatttacaacaaatatgtaattaattaattagagtcaaatttcgtgttttttttcccTTCTGCAACCCGATGGAACTTGTTATCATAGCGAACTGCAGTTTCAAGTGATTATAAATCAATCAACGTAAATGAATATCGATTGCCTATGTGAATTTTAACGCGTCTGCATAACAAGGTATCTTTGAAATCgattaaaattcattcatcAATTTATACTATGGCGTAGGCTTAAGACAAACCAAATGCTGTGCGTTGTCTTAACTGTATTTGGACTTAAATACATCGTTTTGAATGGGCTTTGAAGCATTTTGTGTAATTTGTCAATGAAAAGTGTACTATAATTAAtctgaaaacatttttagGCCAATAATCAAAAGTGCATTAGTCATTCCAGCACCTAATTGAATGTCTTCCCCCCAGTCTATGTGCTGGCTTATAATGCTATGCATGGATATAATCCACATTTATGCtaccacaacaaaacaaaagccaatgTCAAAATCTGACAGTGTGAAACGATCGCCacacaataaattaataaattaaaaactaaaaacttgttacgaaaatcacaaatttatgTCTCCTCTGAAGCATTCACTTTTTTCTGAtgtttacaacaaaaaaaagtatcaTATCAGTCCAAAATGTTGGAgatttatttagaaaatcCATTAAGATTTGCGAAATATATTCAAGTAGCAAAGCAGTtaagatttaatttatttatactatattgCCAAAGAGggataaattaaattgtaaattaaatgtcttttagttgatt
Coding sequences:
- the LOC133835820 gene encoding carbonic anhydrase, whose translation is MHLLFVVLACGTLGLSAANEWGYPDLENNQDEPFPKWGGLCDSGKKQSPINLHVNGALKGEFDPLKFENYDEHQGSLQMINNGHSIQISGFDHELTLSGGALGSDYVVEQIHMHWWSEHTINTIRYPLEVHIVHRNTIYPNITMAANFKDGITVLGVLYHVSNTPNEAIDSIIKSLGEIKAYEQQNVPVNVADSLAVDDLIPSVANYFTYAGSLTTPTCAEAVTWIVLTQTFPVTLAQVNEFKEIEYEEGKQLHNNYREIQSENNRAVVLVEQLQRAGAAQLSALGLSLTLLLCFAVQKINLL